Proteins encoded in a region of the Thermodesulfobacteriota bacterium genome:
- a CDS encoding NHL repeat-containing protein yields the protein MNASRKSENYLFLCVFVSLWLNFLFFIPHFSSSLSYAQAGPFPKDKIVYVGQITQDEEGKFISYPSYVYVDPVKREVYIIEGRGRILIYNASFFPLFTLDKNYGIESPQGVMIDARGYLWVAQGAGPNNRRGRISLFDPCLKWMRDIYFSGFIGAEEFIPYRLAENSRGEIFVIGTYSPAVVILDSFGNFQGTFFQEEEGEGQKKRVAVNDVLIGPDDRLYLLSEETSHVYVYDADRNFLFKFGQKGGSTGKMSRPQGIGLDKRTGIFFIVDYMRHVVTAYDRKGGFIFEFGGLGWGEGWLQYPKDITVDETGRVFIADLFNNRVQVLQVIEQVLPEKAAEEVEPVGPEGVEVPGEQVKAPEPAGAVESKGVTSIPPVPISETEPKKSERMETGTEGEAGK from the coding sequence ATGAATGCCTCCAGAAAAAGCGAGAATTATCTTTTTCTTTGTGTCTTTGTGTCCTTGTGGCTAAATTTTCTCTTTTTTATCCCTCATTTTTCTTCCTCTCTTAGTTACGCCCAGGCCGGACCTTTTCCAAAGGACAAGATAGTCTATGTAGGCCAGATTACACAGGACGAAGAGGGAAAATTTATTTCCTATCCCTCTTATGTCTATGTGGACCCTGTTAAGCGCGAGGTTTATATTATTGAAGGCCGGGGCCGCATTTTGATCTACAATGCCAGTTTTTTCCCCTTATTTACATTAGATAAGAACTACGGCATTGAGAGCCCGCAGGGGGTGATGATAGACGCCCGCGGCTATCTATGGGTAGCGCAGGGGGCGGGACCGAATAACCGGCGCGGCCGTATCTCGCTCTTTGACCCTTGTCTTAAATGGATGCGGGACATATATTTTAGCGGGTTTATAGGGGCGGAGGAATTTATCCCGTATCGATTAGCTGAAAATAGCCGCGGGGAAATATTTGTTATCGGCACTTACAGCCCGGCAGTCGTCATCCTGGACAGTTTCGGTAATTTTCAGGGGACTTTTTTTCAGGAGGAAGAGGGGGAAGGCCAGAAGAAGAGGGTGGCGGTCAATGATGTCCTGATCGGCCCGGACGACCGCTTATATCTGTTAAGTGAAGAGACCAGCCATGTCTATGTCTATGATGCCGACCGTAATTTCCTCTTTAAATTCGGTCAGAAGGGCGGCAGCACCGGCAAGATGAGCCGGCCGCAGGGCATCGGGCTGGACAAACGGACCGGGATTTTTTTTATCGTCGATTACATGCGCCATGTGGTGACGGCTTATGACCGCAAGGGCGGGTTTATATTTGAATTTGGCGGCTTAGGATGGGGAGAGGGATGGCTGCAATATCCCAAGGACATCACGGTGGATGAAACCGGTCGGGTTTTTATAGCCGATTTGTTTAATAACCGTGTGCAGGTGTTACAGGTTATAGAGCAGGTTTTACCGGAAAAAGCGGCAGAGGAAGTAGAACCGGTAGGGCCGGAAGGGGTCGAGGTCCCCGGAGAACAGGTTAAGGCGCCGGAGCCGGCCGGAGCCGTAGAAAGTAAGGGCGTAACATCCATACCGCCGGTGCCGATAAGCGAGACAGAGCCTAAAAAGAGTGAACGCATGGAAACCGGCACGGAAGGGGAAGCAGGCAAATAA
- a CDS encoding substrate-binding protein, with amino-acid sequence MFKGILERSGRVLMISLITGLFLANTLSVSLAGADAVKIGLNYPATGPYAIEGLDQLRAAELAAEEINAAGGILGKQIELVKRDSMSKSDITTKNVTELIDQEGVKMVFGGSSSAVAIAAAKVCQEKGIPFFGTLTYSNETTCEEGHRHTFRECYDAWMGAKAISKYLKENFAGKKYFYITADYTWGWTTETSVRKLSGTEDTSVHKGVKTPFPGATLEHFTKALNIARMIKPDVLVLVLFGRDMSSAIQIATTMGLKKDCQIVVPNLTLGMAEAGGPKVMEGVIGSVPWTWKIPYKHNYQRGKEFVEKFAAKYGRYPSTSGASAYTILYEYKGAAERAKGFDSPGVIKALEGHEYTLLKDKQIWRDFDHQSVQTVYAVRCNPEAVVVEDKYKLDYFEILSSLPGEEAARSREDWNAARQAAGKPTSLERLPGE; translated from the coding sequence ATGTTTAAAGGAATTTTGGAACGATCAGGCCGGGTTCTGATGATCTCCCTGATCACCGGGCTGTTTCTGGCCAACACCCTGTCTGTTTCCCTGGCCGGGGCCGATGCGGTGAAGATTGGTTTGAACTATCCTGCAACCGGGCCGTATGCGATTGAGGGTCTGGATCAGTTACGTGCCGCGGAACTCGCTGCGGAGGAGATTAATGCGGCCGGGGGCATCCTGGGAAAGCAGATAGAGCTTGTAAAACGCGACTCCATGTCAAAATCGGATATCACCACCAAAAACGTTACCGAGTTGATCGATCAGGAAGGCGTGAAGATGGTATTCGGTGGGTCTTCAAGCGCTGTAGCCATAGCCGCGGCCAAGGTGTGCCAGGAAAAAGGCATCCCATTCTTTGGGACCCTCACCTATTCCAATGAGACTACATGCGAAGAAGGGCATCGCCATACCTTCCGCGAGTGCTACGACGCGTGGATGGGGGCCAAGGCCATATCCAAATACTTAAAGGAAAATTTTGCGGGAAAGAAATATTTTTACATTACCGCTGACTACACCTGGGGTTGGACTACCGAGACCTCTGTGAGAAAACTCAGCGGCACCGAGGACACATCAGTGCACAAAGGGGTGAAGACCCCGTTTCCAGGGGCCACACTGGAGCATTTTACCAAGGCCCTCAACATCGCCCGGATGATAAAGCCCGATGTCCTGGTATTGGTCCTTTTTGGCCGGGACATGTCCTCAGCCATCCAGATTGCGACAACCATGGGACTGAAAAAGGATTGCCAGATAGTAGTCCCGAATCTCACCCTGGGCATGGCCGAGGCCGGCGGTCCCAAGGTCATGGAGGGCGTGATTGGATCTGTTCCCTGGACCTGGAAGATTCCATACAAGCACAATTACCAAAGGGGAAAAGAGTTTGTAGAGAAGTTTGCCGCTAAATACGGCCGTTATCCCAGCACTTCGGGCGCTTCGGCCTATACAATTCTATACGAATACAAGGGAGCCGCGGAGAGGGCCAAAGGCTTTGATTCACCCGGGGTGATCAAGGCGCTCGAGGGTCACGAGTACACGCTATTGAAGGATAAGCAGATATGGCGCGACTTTGATCACCAGTCCGTGCAAACGGTCTATGCGGTCAGATGCAATCCGGAAGCGGTGGTGGTCGAAGACAAGTACAAATTGGATTATTTTGAGATACTGAGCAGCCTGCCGGGTGAAGAGGCGGCGCGCAGCCGCGAGGACTGGAACGCAGCGCGGCAGGCCGCAGGCAAACCAACCAGTTTGGAGCGCCTGCCGGGGGAATAG
- a CDS encoding methyl-accepting chemotaxis protein has product MTIKRKLFLLVALLLVAVAGVGTVGFFAVRMVSGKIYYLTRESSPLQVKMVNLQQGFEKVAANFTQMALTTSAAELAAIRKDTDKALSQVNATVQDLTKLKAGIDEKVVEDIEKAYKQLTIMGEERLQCMNKVAAANEQLRSGIAGVVGEVGRLDAAMQRMQKESYASVEKSKEASLKANTLIKRMLVIQDRLSSARALIMQIDTVFNRFKLNPLKDKMRAEVDRMRAEADGIEMAIGKGGLAGQLKEFVEEIEKGFSGDAGLLAARASIIADPTSDALSQAYEKKSGEMTKKIEGLGNKLAGEIDKLDLVVPQENQKMGNSIRLVTSVGHISGASANIAILARTIESTSKQIMLAGSADEAGNLRTRLEGQFAAVARELGGIRNGLGSIRAGAQAATVKNVESAFAGMRGLLLSKDGILDQILKNLATQARSAQIFSEAKKLIERIGQASAEKTRSAEAGQEKAVEAVEKVAAMTTTALAIAGIISIAFGIIVGGWISRSINTYLERVISGLNDSSGQVSSAAGEVSGASQQLAEGASEQAAALEQTSASLEEITSMTRQNADNAQQANMLMEESRQVVEKANSSMSQMSTSMHNISAAGEEIGKIIKTIDGIAFQTNLLALNAAVEAARAGEAGMGFAVVAEEVRNLAKRAAEAAKNTSNLIEDVIQKIAEGSGLVSGTEADFREVATSAKKVANLVAEIAAASREQSQGMDQISNALGQMDQVVQKNAANAEETASASEELNAQAHTLQDYVDQLSELVGGKNIKTMEGGQEPDDSPRASFVKKLHGIRKLNSGA; this is encoded by the coding sequence ATGACCATTAAAAGGAAACTCTTCCTGCTGGTAGCCCTGCTCCTCGTGGCCGTGGCTGGGGTGGGCACGGTGGGTTTTTTTGCCGTGCGCATGGTGAGCGGCAAAATCTACTATCTGACCCGGGAGTCGTCACCCCTCCAGGTAAAGATGGTCAATCTCCAGCAGGGGTTTGAAAAGGTGGCGGCCAACTTTACGCAGATGGCCCTGACCACTTCAGCGGCGGAACTTGCCGCGATTCGTAAGGATACGGATAAGGCATTATCCCAGGTCAATGCCACAGTTCAAGACCTGACCAAATTAAAGGCGGGTATCGATGAGAAGGTGGTCGAGGACATAGAAAAAGCCTATAAACAATTGACTATTATGGGCGAAGAAAGGCTGCAATGTATGAATAAGGTGGCTGCGGCCAATGAGCAGCTCCGGTCGGGCATTGCCGGGGTGGTCGGGGAGGTCGGAAGGCTCGATGCCGCCATGCAAAGAATGCAAAAAGAGAGTTATGCCTCGGTTGAAAAATCCAAAGAGGCGAGCCTGAAGGCCAATACCCTCATTAAGCGAATGCTGGTAATTCAAGATAGGTTAAGCAGCGCCAGGGCATTGATCATGCAGATAGATACGGTGTTCAATCGCTTCAAGCTGAACCCGCTTAAAGATAAGATGCGGGCTGAGGTGGATAGGATGCGGGCTGAGGCGGACGGCATAGAAATGGCCATTGGAAAGGGTGGATTGGCCGGTCAGCTAAAGGAATTCGTTGAGGAAATAGAAAAGGGATTTTCGGGGGATGCCGGACTCCTCGCCGCCCGAGCCAGCATAATCGCTGATCCAACGTCTGATGCGCTCAGCCAGGCGTATGAGAAAAAAAGCGGAGAGATGACAAAGAAAATTGAGGGGCTCGGCAACAAACTTGCCGGCGAAATAGATAAATTAGATCTGGTTGTTCCCCAGGAAAACCAGAAGATGGGCAACTCCATTCGTCTGGTTACCTCGGTAGGGCACATATCAGGAGCCAGCGCAAATATAGCCATTCTGGCCCGAACCATAGAAAGTACCTCCAAACAGATTATGTTGGCCGGTTCTGCTGACGAGGCAGGCAATCTGAGGACCAGGCTGGAGGGACAGTTTGCGGCAGTGGCGAGAGAGCTGGGCGGTATTAGAAACGGCCTTGGTTCCATAAGGGCCGGGGCTCAGGCGGCAACGGTAAAGAATGTTGAATCGGCTTTTGCCGGCATGCGGGGGTTATTGTTGAGCAAAGACGGCATTCTGGATCAGATCTTAAAGAATCTGGCCACCCAGGCCCGTTCTGCCCAGATATTCAGCGAAGCGAAAAAGTTGATTGAAAGGATTGGCCAGGCCAGCGCCGAGAAGACGCGCTCGGCTGAAGCCGGCCAGGAGAAGGCGGTGGAGGCCGTGGAAAAGGTGGCAGCCATGACCACTACGGCCCTGGCCATTGCCGGTATCATCTCCATAGCTTTCGGCATTATTGTGGGTGGCTGGATCAGCCGGTCCATTAATACCTATTTAGAAAGGGTTATTTCCGGATTGAACGATTCTTCGGGACAGGTGTCCTCTGCCGCCGGAGAGGTCTCCGGGGCCTCGCAACAACTGGCCGAAGGGGCTTCGGAACAGGCCGCAGCCCTGGAACAGACCTCGGCCTCTCTCGAAGAGATAACGAGCATGACCAGGCAAAATGCGGACAATGCCCAACAGGCCAACATGCTCATGGAAGAGTCAAGGCAGGTCGTAGAAAAGGCCAATAGTTCCATGTCCCAGATGAGTACCTCTATGCACAACATTTCTGCTGCCGGTGAGGAAATCGGTAAAATTATCAAGACCATCGATGGCATCGCTTTTCAGACCAACCTCCTGGCGCTCAATGCCGCAGTCGAGGCGGCGCGGGCCGGCGAGGCCGGTATGGGATTTGCCGTAGTGGCGGAGGAGGTAAGGAATCTGGCTAAGCGGGCGGCCGAAGCGGCAAAGAATACCAGCAACCTGATTGAAGATGTGATTCAAAAGATAGCAGAGGGTTCCGGCCTGGTCAGCGGGACGGAAGCTGACTTCCGGGAAGTGGCTACCAGCGCCAAAAAGGTCGCTAATCTGGTGGCAGAGATAGCGGCCGCCTCCCGCGAGCAAAGCCAGGGAATGGATCAGATAAGCAATGCCTTGGGTCAAATGGATCAGGTAGTGCAAAAGAATGCGGCCAATGCCGAGGAGACCGCTTCTGCCTCCGAAGAATTGAACGCCCAGGCCCATACCTTGCAAGATTATGTAGATCAACTGTCCGAATTGGTTGGCGGAAAGAATATAAAGACCATGGAGGGGGGCCAGGAGCCGGACGATTCTCCCAGGGCATCATTTGTTAAGAAATTGCACGGCATACGTAAGCTGAATTCCGGCGCATGA
- a CDS encoding carbon starvation CstA family protein: protein MNVLFYLLISLIAFFLAYRFYAGRIERILGASDENEPPAVAYYNGIDYVPTKPSVVFSHHFASIAGAGPVIGPVVALVYGFAPAWVWIVAGTVFFGAVHDYTALFVSMREKGRSMAEVARISMGNAGFVLFILFTLTMVFLVTGAFLRLTATALTSVVDLDVIGLDKNQTILRTVTDAGTGTVQGAIGGIASTSVIVITFMAPAIGYLLYKKKIKPGLAAVLASSVCLFSVLTGFKYPLSLSPDHWMLILSLYALVAAGVPVWIILQPRDYINSFILYAGIVLLTVAIAIGGFSGLAVGAPLINVEMGAAKLGLMWPVLFITVACGAISGFHALVCGGTTSKQCASESDAKKIGYGAMLLEGLLAVIVLVVVASSLTHSDYLRIVFPDDPGARSNPVLAFALATGRIMHGSLNMPVYLGTIFGILLVEGFLATTLDTAVRLNRYLFEELWGVIFKRVPRLLRSYLFNAGLSVVIMYALAYKQAFFILWPVFGTANQLLAGLTLIAVSIWFMRQGKKVGLITLIPASFMMITTIFSLFYLLLKKDGYLVTGNYVLALADLCLIALAIGVVFVAMRTKLDRVPQKEY from the coding sequence GTGAACGTCTTATTTTATCTTCTAATCAGTCTTATAGCTTTTTTTCTGGCTTACAGGTTCTATGCCGGACGCATTGAACGCATTCTTGGCGCCAGCGATGAAAATGAGCCGCCGGCAGTTGCCTATTATAACGGTATAGACTATGTGCCTACAAAACCTTCCGTTGTATTCTCCCATCATTTCGCCTCCATAGCCGGGGCCGGCCCTGTTATCGGCCCGGTGGTGGCCTTAGTTTATGGTTTTGCCCCGGCCTGGGTATGGATCGTGGCCGGTACAGTTTTCTTCGGCGCCGTGCATGATTATACGGCCCTCTTTGTCAGTATGCGCGAAAAGGGGCGCTCTATGGCGGAAGTGGCCCGCATATCCATGGGTAATGCCGGTTTTGTGCTGTTTATTCTTTTTACTCTTACTATGGTCTTCCTGGTGACCGGCGCCTTTCTCAGACTCACGGCCACGGCCTTGACCTCGGTAGTTGACCTTGATGTGATCGGGTTGGATAAAAACCAGACCATTCTGCGCACGGTGACGGATGCAGGAACAGGGACGGTGCAAGGGGCTATCGGGGGTATTGCCTCTACCTCAGTTATCGTTATTACCTTCATGGCCCCTGCAATCGGGTATCTGCTTTATAAGAAAAAGATTAAGCCAGGCCTGGCTGCCGTATTGGCCTCTTCCGTATGCCTTTTTTCCGTGCTGACAGGCTTTAAATATCCTTTGAGCCTTTCGCCTGACCACTGGATGCTCATTCTTTCCTTGTATGCCCTGGTAGCCGCGGGAGTTCCGGTCTGGATCATCCTTCAGCCACGGGACTATATTAACTCTTTCATCCTTTATGCCGGGATCGTGCTTCTTACCGTGGCTATCGCCATAGGAGGGTTTTCAGGCCTGGCCGTCGGCGCGCCGTTAATAAACGTGGAGATGGGCGCAGCAAAACTTGGTTTGATGTGGCCGGTTCTTTTCATCACCGTGGCCTGCGGGGCCATATCCGGGTTTCATGCCCTGGTGTGCGGCGGCACCACTTCCAAACAGTGCGCCTCTGAGAGTGACGCTAAAAAGATAGGCTATGGCGCTATGCTGCTGGAAGGACTTCTGGCGGTCATTGTCCTGGTGGTGGTAGCCAGCAGCCTGACCCATAGCGATTATCTACGCATCGTCTTCCCGGATGACCCCGGCGCGCGCAGCAACCCCGTGCTGGCCTTTGCCCTGGCCACCGGCCGGATCATGCATGGTTCTCTAAACATGCCGGTTTATCTGGGGACTATCTTCGGTATCCTGCTGGTAGAGGGATTCCTGGCCACTACCCTGGATACGGCGGTGCGGTTGAACCGCTATCTTTTCGAGGAGTTATGGGGGGTTATATTTAAGCGAGTCCCCCGGCTTTTAAGGTCGTATCTCTTTAATGCCGGACTGTCCGTGGTCATAATGTATGCCCTGGCCTATAAACAGGCGTTTTTTATCCTGTGGCCGGTTTTTGGCACGGCCAACCAGCTCCTGGCCGGGCTGACGCTTATAGCGGTTAGTATCTGGTTTATGCGCCAGGGTAAAAAAGTCGGCCTTATCACCCTGATCCCGGCCTCATTCATGATGATTACCACCATCTTTTCGCTTTTTTATCTTTTACTTAAGAAGGACGGTTACCTGGTCACGGGAAACTATGTGCTGGCCCTTGCCGATCTTTGTCTTATAGCGCTGGCCATAGGCGTGGTATTTGTGGCTATGCGGACGAAGCTTGACAGGGTACCTCAAAAAGAATATTAA
- a CDS encoding ferredoxin encodes MDMPKRLYIDPKECKACGACEEICPEVFRVDENLGYAQILDLETYPEDKINEAIVACPGRCIDWNESKDAENPPVSPFSKGGSNKIPPLVKGQTKTPLLLNGQAKIPPLTKGGEGGFSGDNEYFCQKYQEPIKTKPPACPHPLDYCQFRSSCPVHFLEKERS; translated from the coding sequence ATGGACATGCCGAAACGTCTTTATATAGACCCGAAGGAATGCAAGGCCTGCGGCGCATGTGAGGAGATATGCCCGGAGGTCTTCAGGGTCGATGAAAATCTCGGGTATGCCCAGATACTGGATTTAGAGACGTATCCGGAAGACAAGATCAACGAGGCCATTGTTGCCTGCCCGGGCCGCTGCATTGACTGGAATGAATCAAAGGATGCCGAAAATCCCCCTGTATCCCCCTTTTCCAAAGGGGGAAGTAATAAGATCCCCCCGTTAGTAAAGGGACAAACTAAAACCCCCCTTTTGCTAAATGGGCAAGCTAAAATCCCCCCTTTAACAAAGGGGGGCGAGGGGGGATTTTCAGGTGACAACGAATACTTTTGTCAGAAATACCAGGAACCCATCAAGACAAAGCCGCCGGCCTGTCCCCATCCCCTGGATTACTGTCAGTTCAGGTCTTCCTGCCCGGTGCATTTCTTAGAGAAGGAGCGTAGTTAA
- a CDS encoding MarC family protein, producing MDISALAKFFIASFVSIFVIVNPLANISVFITMTEGDAPEKRRATALKACTTCFVVLAAFTFGGHYILRFFGITVPAFRIAGGIILFMVALQMLQVKPALIRTSPEEEKEGMEKEDIAIVPLAIPMLSGPGAITTVMVLGSEHEGWTPKLLIILSSLLTSLISYVIFSRSVSMARVLGRSGVNILTRVMGLILAVIAVEIVVSGIRGMFPRLFS from the coding sequence ATGGACATCTCTGCCCTTGCCAAATTCTTTATAGCCAGCTTCGTCTCCATCTTTGTCATCGTCAATCCCCTGGCCAACATATCTGTCTTCATTACCATGACGGAGGGAGATGCCCCGGAAAAGCGCCGGGCTACGGCCCTTAAGGCCTGCACGACCTGTTTCGTTGTCCTGGCTGCCTTTACCTTCGGGGGTCATTATATCCTCCGTTTTTTTGGCATAACCGTCCCCGCCTTCCGCATAGCCGGCGGCATCATCCTCTTCATGGTGGCCCTTCAGATGCTCCAGGTCAAACCCGCCCTCATCCGCACCAGCCCGGAAGAGGAGAAAGAAGGCATGGAAAAGGAAGATATCGCGATCGTCCCCCTGGCCATCCCCATGTTGAGCGGCCCCGGGGCCATCACTACGGTCATGGTGCTTGGCAGCGAACACGAAGGCTGGACGCCCAAGCTTCTTATAATACTATCCAGTCTGCTGACCAGTCTTATATCTTATGTTATCTTTTCCCGATCGGTTTCCATGGCGCGGGTGCTGGGCAGGTCCGGGGTAAATATCCTGACCCGGGTCATGGGACTTATCCTGGCCGTCATTGCCGTAGAGATAGTAGTCAGCGGGATTCGGGGCATGTTCCCGCGCCTGTTTTCCTGA
- a CDS encoding type II toxin-antitoxin system HicB family antitoxin yields the protein MHKYEIIIYWSEEDQVFVAEVPELPGCTAHGRSPDVALTNCQEAIGLWLDTAKEFGRQIPEPKGRRLQYA from the coding sequence ATGCACAAGTACGAGATCATAATTTACTGGAGTGAAGAGGATCAGGTTTTTGTTGCGGAAGTCCCCGAGCTTCCGGGGTGTACTGCACACGGGCGTTCGCCGGATGTCGCTTTAACCAATTGTCAAGAGGCGATCGGCCTCTGGTTGGACACTGCGAAGGAGTTCGGCAGGCAGATCCCGGAGCCCAAGGGTCGACGACTCCAATATGCCTGA
- a CDS encoding ABC transporter substrate-binding protein, whose protein sequence is MKKGIKRFLGYRFWFVAAVLAGIAFVIPAAWAEDGVTDSEVVIGQCAALEGPAAGLGTGMNVGMKACLDEVNAKGGINGRKIKFIASNDGYEPDKTVDCTLNMIENEKVFALAGYVGTPTGKAALPIVQEMKVPLVGLFTGAGLLRNPVSRYIINIRASYDDETEALVERITSDLGIKDIAVFYQDDAFGLAGLSGTEKALKKRGLKLAGTGTFARNTEAVKGGLASIMAAKPGAVVMVGPYKPIAAFVKEAKTAGFNPVLATISFVGTENLIKESGDAANGIIISQVVPSPDDTSVPVVRDFQAALKKSFPNEAPSYVRLEGYVTARVLTTALEKAGAVLTREGLIDTIESMSNTDIGGLSVSFSKDNHQGLNKVYMTQVGGGKAKPVAKVAKP, encoded by the coding sequence ATGAAGAAAGGCATCAAAAGGTTTTTGGGGTACAGGTTCTGGTTTGTAGCGGCCGTGTTAGCCGGTATAGCTTTCGTTATCCCGGCGGCCTGGGCCGAGGACGGGGTGACAGACAGCGAGGTGGTCATTGGACAGTGTGCGGCCCTGGAAGGGCCGGCAGCCGGGCTGGGGACGGGCATGAACGTGGGTATGAAGGCCTGTCTGGATGAGGTCAATGCCAAAGGCGGCATCAATGGACGCAAGATAAAGTTTATAGCCAGCAACGACGGTTATGAACCGGACAAGACGGTGGATTGCACCCTTAACATGATCGAAAACGAAAAGGTCTTTGCCTTGGCCGGCTATGTGGGGACGCCGACTGGCAAGGCCGCCCTGCCTATCGTGCAGGAGATGAAGGTTCCCCTGGTGGGACTCTTTACCGGCGCCGGACTACTCCGGAACCCGGTCTCGCGGTATATCATTAATATCCGGGCCTCTTATGACGATGAGACCGAGGCCCTGGTGGAGAGGATAACCAGCGACCTGGGAATAAAGGACATAGCGGTATTTTACCAGGATGACGCCTTCGGGCTGGCCGGTCTGAGTGGGACGGAAAAGGCCCTTAAAAAACGCGGTTTGAAACTGGCTGGTACGGGGACTTTTGCCCGCAATACCGAGGCGGTCAAGGGAGGCCTGGCCTCCATAATGGCGGCAAAGCCGGGGGCGGTGGTTATGGTCGGCCCTTATAAACCGATCGCAGCCTTTGTGAAAGAGGCCAAGACCGCCGGGTTTAATCCGGTTCTGGCTACCATTTCCTTTGTCGGCACCGAGAATCTGATAAAGGAGTCAGGCGATGCGGCCAATGGGATCATTATCTCCCAGGTAGTCCCTTCTCCGGATGATACCTCTGTGCCCGTAGTCCGGGACTTCCAGGCCGCGCTCAAAAAGTCCTTCCCCAATGAGGCGCCCTCCTATGTCAGATTGGAAGGGTATGTAACCGCCAGGGTGCTTACTACAGCCTTAGAAAAGGCCGGTGCGGTCCTTACCCGGGAAGGGTTGATCGACACTATTGAGTCTATGTCCAATACGGACATCGGCGGTCTGAGTGTATCTTTTAGCAAGGATAACCATCAGGGATTGAACAAGGTCTATATGACCCAGGTGGGTGGCGGAAAGGCCAAGCCAGTGGCCAAGGTGGCTAAACCATAA
- a CDS encoding IS30 family transposase, with amino-acid sequence MALWLVLWVDMGKKYRHISLEERDRIAEMKSLGHTVTEIAEALGRSKSILSRELRRNATPAYKVYLSHRAHERAITRKQEAGSRPRLKNEQVVSYVRSKLKQGLSPELIAGRIRLEHSGLGISHEAIYQYIYHPKTEGRAELIGHLVRGHRKRKTKGIGRRERKTKIPNRIPIEERPISVENRSRFGHWEGDSLVSRKSLAALNSLVERKSRLLFLTKLKRKSAELTSDTVIRRLHELPEKARRTLTLDNGTENAQHEVITDAIGMQCYFARPYASWQRGTNESVNGLVRRYFPKGTDFSKITDEQVAMVESIINNRPRKCLGYKTPLEVASTFVALRP; translated from the coding sequence ATGGCCTTATGGCTGGTACTCTGGGTGGATATGGGAAAAAAATACAGGCACATCAGTCTTGAAGAGAGGGACAGGATAGCGGAGATGAAGTCGTTGGGGCACACGGTGACAGAGATAGCTGAGGCGTTGGGGCGCTCAAAGAGCATCCTGTCGAGGGAGTTGAGGAGGAACGCTACGCCTGCATACAAAGTGTACCTGTCGCACAGGGCTCACGAGCGTGCAATTACGAGGAAGCAAGAGGCAGGCAGCCGACCGAGGCTCAAGAATGAGCAGGTTGTCTCGTATGTTCGCAGTAAGCTCAAGCAGGGTTTGTCCCCCGAGCTCATAGCGGGAAGAATACGACTGGAACATTCAGGGCTCGGCATAAGCCACGAGGCCATCTATCAGTACATCTACCATCCGAAGACAGAAGGGAGGGCTGAACTGATAGGACACCTTGTGCGGGGGCACCGCAAACGCAAAACCAAGGGGATAGGCAGAAGGGAGCGTAAAACCAAGATTCCCAACCGTATCCCGATAGAGGAGAGGCCTATCTCGGTAGAGAACCGGAGTCGGTTTGGTCATTGGGAAGGTGACTCGCTGGTATCGAGGAAAAGCCTTGCGGCCCTGAACTCACTGGTGGAGCGCAAAAGCAGGCTTCTGTTTTTGACAAAACTTAAGAGGAAGTCGGCAGAGCTGACTTCGGATACCGTGATACGAAGGCTTCATGAGCTCCCCGAGAAAGCTAGACGCACGCTGACGCTGGACAACGGGACCGAGAATGCTCAGCATGAGGTGATCACAGATGCCATAGGCATGCAGTGCTATTTCGCTCGTCCTTATGCTTCGTGGCAGAGGGGAACCAACGAAAGCGTCAATGGTCTGGTCAGGCGGTACTTCCCAAAGGGTACTGACTTTAGTAAGATAACGGATGAACAGGTGGCAATGGTCGAATCAATCATTAACAACAGGCCCAGAAAATGCCTGGGCTACAAAACACCGCTTGAGGTCGCTTCTACTTTTGTTGCACTTCGACCTTGA
- a CDS encoding type II toxin-antitoxin system HicA family toxin, with amino-acid sequence MATYEKLLARILSGRANANINFDELRNLLIRLGFQERVRGSHHIFVRPGVEELINLQREGKTAKSYQVRQVRAVITRYKLGGDE; translated from the coding sequence ATGGCAACATACGAGAAATTACTTGCGCGCATCCTGAGTGGCCGGGCAAATGCCAATATTAATTTTGATGAGCTACGCAACCTTTTAATCCGCCTGGGCTTTCAGGAGCGGGTCCGTGGCAGCCACCATATCTTTGTGAGACCCGGTGTCGAGGAATTGATCAATCTTCAGCGCGAGGGCAAAACGGCAAAATCCTATCAGGTCCGGCAGGTTCGCGCGGTAATTACGCGGTACAAGCTTGGAGGCGATGAGTGA